A genomic segment from Streptomyces sp. NBC_00237 encodes:
- a CDS encoding FAD-binding oxidoreductase, translating into MFTRRPFDVVVVGAGVVGAACAFYAARSGLSVAVVDRGPVAGGTTGAGEGNLLVSDKEPGPELDLALLSTRLWRELAEEFPEQIEYEPKGGLVVAATEPGLAALRGFASAQTEAGVTCEDVDHLQELEPHLAPGLAGGVHYPEDAQVQPALAAAHLLKASGAELLLGEEVVAVLRGADGAVRGVRTVRGDVLAPAVVNAAGTWGGQLAALAGVELPVLPRRGFVLVTEPLPRVVRRKVYAADYVADVASGSAALQTSAVVEGTAAGPVLIGASRERVGFDRSLSVEVLRRLARQAGELFPVLKEVRVMRTYHGFRPYLPDHLPAIGADARVPGLYQACGHEGAGVGLAPATGLLVARALTGGAPGGGAPELGGAFDKGAPELAEAFRPERFGVGAGVG; encoded by the coding sequence GTGTTCACGAGACGCCCCTTTGATGTTGTCGTCGTCGGAGCCGGAGTGGTCGGCGCGGCCTGCGCCTTTTATGCCGCCCGGTCCGGCCTGAGCGTCGCCGTCGTCGACCGCGGTCCCGTCGCGGGCGGCACGACCGGCGCCGGCGAGGGCAACCTGCTCGTCTCCGACAAGGAGCCGGGACCTGAACTCGACCTCGCGCTGCTGTCCACAAGACTGTGGCGCGAGCTGGCCGAGGAATTCCCCGAGCAGATCGAGTACGAGCCCAAGGGCGGCCTCGTCGTCGCCGCCACGGAACCCGGGCTCGCCGCCCTGCGCGGCTTCGCCTCCGCGCAGACGGAAGCGGGCGTGACCTGCGAGGACGTCGATCACCTTCAAGAACTCGAACCGCACCTCGCCCCCGGTCTTGCCGGTGGGGTCCACTACCCCGAGGACGCCCAGGTCCAGCCCGCCCTCGCCGCCGCGCACCTGCTGAAGGCGTCCGGCGCGGAACTGCTGCTGGGCGAGGAGGTCGTGGCCGTACTGCGCGGTGCGGACGGTGCGGTACGAGGCGTACGTACCGTGCGCGGCGACGTTCTCGCGCCCGCCGTGGTCAACGCCGCCGGAACCTGGGGCGGCCAGCTCGCCGCCCTCGCCGGGGTCGAACTGCCGGTCCTGCCGAGGCGCGGATTCGTGCTGGTCACGGAGCCGCTGCCCCGTGTCGTACGGCGCAAGGTGTACGCGGCCGACTACGTCGCCGATGTGGCGAGCGGGTCTGCCGCGCTCCAGACCTCGGCGGTGGTCGAGGGCACGGCGGCCGGTCCGGTGCTGATCGGGGCGAGCCGGGAGCGGGTGGGGTTCGACCGGTCGCTGTCGGTGGAGGTGCTGCGGAGGCTGGCACGGCAGGCGGGCGAGCTGTTTCCGGTGTTGAAGGAGGTTCGGGTGATGCGGACGTATCACGGGTTCCGGCCGTATCTGCCGGACCACCTTCCGGCGATCGGGGCGGATGCGCGGGTGCCCGGGCTCTACCAGGCGTGCGGGCACGAGGGGGCGGGGGTCGGGCTGGCGCCCGCGACCGGGTTGCTCGTGGCGCGGGCGCTCACCGGGGGAGCGCCCGGTGGCGGAGCGCCGGAGCTCGGGGGTGCCTTCGACAAGGGTGCGCCGGAGCTGGCGGAGGCGTTCCGGCCGGAGCGGTTCGGGGTGGGGGCGGGGGTGGGGTGA
- a CDS encoding acyl-CoA dehydrogenase family protein, whose amino-acid sequence MPGFALEPQQREWCEELRALAVERLRPLAEKGEPGRLNRPLVAALGELGLLERLFSSGALDLCLMRESLAHGCTEAETALALQGLGASPVARAGTEAQRERWLPGVREGRLVAGFALSEPGAGSDAAALELSAEPVEDSARTRGGWLLSGKKCWISNAPYADFYTVFARTTPGAGARGVTAFLVPADRTGLTGTALDMLSPHPIGALAFDRVHVTRADVIGVPDKGFRVAMDTLNLFRPSVGAFAVGMAQAALDATLAHTASRTAFGGPLKNLQSVAHQVAEMATRTEAARLLVYAAAAAYDRNEPDVPKSSAMAKLFATESAQFVVDAAVQLHGARALQRGHLLEHLYREVRAPRIYEGATEVQRTIIAKELYAR is encoded by the coding sequence ATGCCCGGATTCGCCCTGGAACCGCAGCAACGCGAGTGGTGCGAGGAACTGCGCGCGCTCGCCGTGGAACGGTTGCGCCCGCTCGCGGAGAAGGGCGAACCGGGACGGCTCAACCGCCCGCTGGTCGCCGCCCTCGGGGAACTGGGCCTGCTGGAGCGCCTGTTCTCCTCCGGGGCTCTCGACCTCTGCCTCATGCGCGAATCCCTCGCCCACGGCTGTACGGAGGCGGAGACCGCCCTCGCGCTCCAGGGTCTCGGTGCGTCCCCGGTGGCTCGCGCGGGCACCGAGGCGCAGCGGGAACGCTGGCTTCCGGGCGTACGGGAGGGGCGCCTGGTCGCCGGATTCGCGCTGAGCGAGCCGGGCGCGGGCTCGGACGCGGCGGCCCTGGAGCTGAGCGCCGAACCGGTCGAGGACTCCGCGAGGACGCGCGGCGGCTGGCTCCTGAGCGGGAAGAAGTGCTGGATCTCCAACGCCCCGTACGCCGACTTCTACACCGTTTTCGCCCGTACGACACCGGGCGCGGGCGCGCGCGGCGTCACCGCGTTCCTGGTGCCCGCCGACCGCACCGGGCTCACCGGCACCGCGCTCGACATGCTCTCCCCGCACCCCATCGGCGCGCTCGCCTTCGACCGCGTACACGTCACGCGGGCGGACGTCATCGGCGTGCCCGACAAGGGGTTCCGGGTCGCCATGGACACCTTGAACCTCTTCCGCCCCAGCGTGGGCGCGTTCGCGGTCGGCATGGCGCAGGCCGCGCTCGACGCCACGCTCGCGCACACCGCTTCGCGCACCGCCTTCGGCGGGCCGCTCAAGAACCTCCAGTCCGTCGCACATCAGGTCGCCGAGATGGCCACCCGCACCGAGGCCGCCCGGCTGCTCGTCTACGCGGCCGCCGCCGCGTACGACAGGAACGAACCGGACGTACCGAAGAGTTCCGCCATGGCGAAGCTCTTCGCCACCGAGTCCGCCCAGTTCGTCGTGGACGCCGCGGTCCAACTGCACGGCGCACGTGCGCTCCAGCGCGGCCACCTGCTGGAACATCTCTACCGAGAGGTGCGCGCGCCCCGTATCTACGAGGGCGCCACCGAGGTCCAGCGCACGATCATCGCGAAGGAGCTGTACGCCCGATGA
- a CDS encoding AMP-binding protein has translation MELHPSAHTDTFPRDHLPPFEQWPELVFELPELQYPDRLNCGAELVDRPLTEFRADRPALRTLTGAIWSYGELREHTDQIAHVLTGDLGVVPGNRVLLRGPTTPWLVACWLAVMKAGAVAVTVLAQQRASELTTICDIARVSHALCDVRAVDDLVKAEAPGLRITAFGGDAPDDLVRRAAIKPMRFEAVDTAADDVALIAFTSGTTGRPKGCMHFHRDVLAIADTFARHVLKPEPDDVFTGSPPLGFTFGLGGLVIFPLRVGASTLLLEQSGPRDLLPALAEHQVTVLFTAPTAYRIMLDELADPKVTHDLSALRRCVSAGENLPAATWQGWYARTGVRIVNGIGATELLHIFISAADDDIRPGTTGKPVPGWQARVVDAQGVEVPDGEPGLLAVRGPVGCRYLADERQQVYVRHGWNLTGDTYVRDADGYFHYVARADDMIVSAGYNIAGPEVEDALLRHPDVLEAAVVGRADELRGQVVAAYVVMREGVPRSEETIVRLREFVKAELVPYKCPREIVFLDILPRTPTGKLQRFRLRNAGGPEPLGGGTGAGLPDASGTVQ, from the coding sequence ATGGAGCTGCACCCCTCGGCCCACACCGACACCTTTCCGCGCGACCATCTGCCCCCCTTCGAACAGTGGCCCGAGCTCGTCTTCGAGCTGCCGGAACTCCAGTACCCCGACCGCCTCAACTGCGGCGCCGAGCTCGTGGACCGCCCCCTCACGGAATTCCGCGCGGACCGTCCCGCCCTGCGCACACTGACCGGCGCCATCTGGTCGTACGGCGAACTGCGCGAGCACACCGACCAGATCGCCCACGTCCTGACCGGCGACCTGGGGGTCGTGCCGGGCAACCGCGTCCTGCTGCGCGGCCCGACCACGCCCTGGCTGGTGGCCTGTTGGCTCGCCGTGATGAAGGCGGGGGCGGTCGCGGTCACGGTGCTCGCGCAGCAGCGTGCGTCGGAGCTGACGACGATCTGCGACATCGCGCGGGTCAGCCACGCCCTGTGCGACGTACGGGCCGTGGACGACCTGGTGAAGGCGGAGGCGCCGGGCCTGCGGATCACGGCGTTCGGCGGGGACGCGCCGGACGATCTGGTGCGGCGGGCGGCGATCAAGCCGATGCGGTTCGAGGCGGTGGACACGGCGGCGGACGACGTCGCGCTGATCGCTTTCACGTCGGGGACGACGGGCCGCCCCAAGGGGTGCATGCACTTCCACCGCGACGTCCTCGCCATCGCGGACACGTTCGCGCGGCACGTACTGAAGCCCGAGCCGGACGACGTGTTCACGGGCAGCCCGCCGCTCGGCTTCACCTTCGGGCTCGGCGGCTTGGTGATCTTCCCGCTGCGGGTGGGGGCTTCGACCCTCCTGCTCGAACAGTCGGGCCCGCGCGACCTGTTGCCCGCACTGGCGGAGCACCAGGTCACGGTGCTGTTCACCGCGCCGACCGCGTACCGGATCATGCTGGACGAGCTGGCGGACCCGAAGGTCACGCACGACCTGAGCGCCCTGCGCCGCTGCGTCTCCGCGGGCGAGAACCTCCCGGCGGCGACCTGGCAGGGCTGGTACGCCCGCACGGGAGTGCGGATCGTCAACGGGATCGGCGCGACGGAGCTGCTGCACATCTTCATCTCGGCGGCGGACGACGACATCCGCCCGGGGACCACCGGAAAGCCGGTGCCGGGCTGGCAGGCGCGCGTGGTCGACGCACAGGGCGTCGAGGTGCCGGACGGCGAGCCGGGGCTGCTCGCGGTGCGCGGCCCGGTGGGCTGCCGCTACCTCGCCGACGAGCGCCAGCAGGTGTACGTACGGCACGGCTGGAACCTCACCGGTGACACCTACGTGCGCGACGCCGACGGGTACTTCCACTATGTGGCGCGCGCGGACGACATGATCGTCTCCGCCGGTTACAACATCGCGGGACCCGAGGTGGAGGACGCGCTGCTGCGCCACCCCGACGTGCTGGAGGCCGCGGTGGTCGGCCGGGCGGACGAGCTGCGCGGGCAGGTGGTCGCCGCCTACGTGGTGATGCGGGAGGGCGTGCCGCGGAGCGAGGAAACGATCGTGCGGCTGCGGGAGTTCGTGAAGGCGGAGCTGGTGCCGTACAAGTGTCCGCGCGAGATCGTCTTCCTCGACATTCTGCCGCGCACGCCGACCGGCAAGCTCCAGCGCTTCCGGCTGCGGAACGCGGGCGGCCCCGAGCCGCTGGGGGGAGGGACCGGGGCGGGGCTGCCGGATGCCTCCGGGACCGTACAGTGA
- a CDS encoding PaaX family transcriptional regulator C-terminal domain-containing protein translates to MADLHTPRSLIITLYGAYGRGDVPGSGAADPGVGGGANADANAGIGAGAGDVPLPVASLIRLLAALGVDAPSVRSAVSRLKRRGLLVSGRALEGAAGYALSDDARQLLDDGDRRIYAGTEPRLADGWVLAVFSVPEAERAKRHVLRSRLARLGFGTAAPGVWIAPGGLYEETRHTLERLQLAEYVELFRGEHLGFAATEESVARWWDLPEIAGQHHAFLERHEPVLREWESGPSGTASGMSELAERAYRDYLLALDSWRRLPYADPGLPVELLPKDWPGGRSAEVFAQLHTRLRDLGGEFVRNAGAEFVRP, encoded by the coding sequence GTGGCTGACCTGCACACCCCTCGCTCACTGATCATCACGCTGTACGGCGCTTACGGGCGCGGCGACGTGCCCGGTTCGGGTGCCGCCGACCCGGGCGTCGGGGGCGGTGCCAATGCCGACGCCAACGCTGGTATCGGTGCCGGTGCCGGTGATGTGCCGTTGCCCGTCGCGTCGCTGATCCGGCTGCTGGCGGCACTGGGCGTCGACGCTCCGTCCGTACGGTCGGCGGTGTCGCGTCTCAAGAGGCGCGGGCTGCTGGTGTCGGGGCGGGCCCTCGAAGGGGCCGCCGGTTACGCCCTGTCGGACGACGCCCGTCAGCTCTTGGACGACGGCGACCGTCGCATCTACGCCGGTACGGAGCCGAGGCTGGCGGACGGCTGGGTGCTGGCGGTGTTCTCCGTGCCGGAGGCCGAACGCGCCAAGCGGCACGTGTTGCGCTCGCGGCTCGCCCGGCTGGGCTTCGGGACCGCTGCCCCGGGGGTGTGGATCGCGCCGGGCGGCCTCTACGAGGAGACCCGGCACACGCTGGAGCGGCTGCAACTGGCCGAGTACGTCGAGCTGTTCCGGGGCGAGCACCTGGGGTTCGCGGCGACGGAGGAATCGGTGGCGCGCTGGTGGGACCTGCCGGAGATCGCTGGACAGCACCACGCGTTCCTGGAGCGGCACGAGCCAGTCCTGCGGGAGTGGGAGTCGGGGCCGTCGGGCACGGCCAGCGGCATGTCCGAGCTGGCCGAACGGGCCTACCGGGACTATCTGTTGGCGCTGGACTCCTGGCGTCGGCTGCCGTACGCGGATCCGGGGCTGCCGGTCGAGCTGCTGCCGAAGGACTGGCCGGGCGGCCGTTCGGCGGAGGTCTTCGCGCAGCTGCACACGAGGCTGCGGGACCTGGGCGGGGAGTTCGTACGGAACGCGGGCGCGGAGTTCGTACGACCATAG
- a CDS encoding bifunctional salicylyl-CoA 5-hydroxylase/oxidoreductase produces the protein MKKASGPQVTASGPQAAASGPTATTPGPSTPAVGPLRIAVVGGGPGGLYAAVLLKRLDPAREVTVWERGSPDDTFGFGVVLSDETLGGIEHADPEVYRALTAEFVRWDDIDVVHRGRRLTSGGHGFAALGRRRLLEILHARCRSLGVEIRIRTEAPPAAELSIAYDLVIAADGVHSLTRQAHADVFGPHITSHRCRYIWLAADFAFDAFRFEIAETEHGVMQLHGYPYAKDASTVIVEMREEVWKAAGLDACDEAESTERCAKVFADALGGRPLKGNNSSWIAFRTVVNDRWSHGNTVLLGDAAHTAHFSIGSGTKLAVEDALALAACIEEQPDLPTALVAYETERRPVVASTQRAAAASLRWFEDLAGYVHQPPRQFAFNLLTRSRRVTHDNLRLRDSAFTEAVAADFGCPSPDTPPMFTPFRLRDLTLRNRVVVSPMDMYSAENGVPGDFHLVHLGSRALGGAGLVMTEMVCVSPEGRITPGCTGLYTPEQAASWRRITDFVHQQAPGTAIGVQLGHSGRKGSTKLMWDGIDQPLDDSDSDSEGADANWGLVAASPLPYRPGISQVPTQLDRTGLVDIREQFAASAWRADRSGFDLLELHCAHGYLLSGFLSPLTNTRTDAYGGTLARRLRFPLEVFDAVRGIWPDDKPMTVRISATDWAEGGTTEQEAVEIARAFVAHGADAIDVSTGQVVADEAPEFGRSYQTPYADRIRNALDVPVIAVGAISSWDDVNSLLLAGRADLCALARPHLYDPHWTLHAAAEQDYAGPGAPWPLPYRAGSRKPPTGRTDGPKPRLSLRTTKPS, from the coding sequence ATGAAGAAGGCATCCGGGCCGCAGGTCACCGCATCCGGGCCGCAGGCCGCCGCGTCCGGACCGACAGCCACCACACCCGGGCCGTCGACCCCCGCAGTCGGACCCCTGCGCATCGCCGTCGTCGGCGGCGGTCCCGGCGGGCTGTACGCGGCCGTGCTGCTCAAGCGTCTCGACCCGGCCCGCGAGGTCACGGTCTGGGAGCGCGGCTCCCCCGACGACACCTTCGGCTTCGGCGTGGTCCTCTCCGACGAGACCCTCGGCGGCATCGAACACGCCGACCCCGAGGTCTACCGGGCGCTCACCGCCGAGTTCGTCCGCTGGGACGACATCGACGTCGTCCACCGAGGCCGCCGCCTCACCTCCGGCGGACACGGCTTCGCCGCCCTCGGCAGGCGCAGGCTCCTGGAGATCCTGCACGCCCGCTGCCGTTCCCTGGGCGTCGAGATCCGGATCAGGACCGAAGCCCCGCCCGCCGCCGAACTCTCCATCGCGTACGACCTGGTGATCGCCGCAGACGGGGTGCACAGCCTGACCCGGCAGGCGCACGCCGACGTGTTCGGCCCGCACATCACCTCCCACCGGTGCCGGTACATCTGGCTCGCCGCCGACTTCGCCTTCGACGCCTTCCGCTTCGAGATCGCCGAGACCGAACACGGCGTGATGCAGCTTCACGGATATCCGTACGCGAAGGACGCGTCGACGGTCATCGTCGAGATGCGCGAGGAGGTCTGGAAGGCCGCGGGGCTCGACGCCTGCGACGAGGCCGAGTCCACCGAGCGCTGCGCGAAGGTCTTCGCCGACGCCCTCGGCGGCCGCCCCCTCAAGGGCAACAACTCCTCCTGGATCGCCTTTCGAACGGTCGTCAACGACCGCTGGTCGCACGGCAACACCGTGCTCCTCGGCGACGCCGCGCACACCGCCCACTTCTCGATCGGCTCCGGTACGAAGCTGGCCGTCGAGGACGCGCTCGCGCTGGCCGCGTGCATCGAGGAGCAGCCCGACCTGCCGACCGCCCTCGTCGCGTACGAGACCGAGCGGCGTCCCGTCGTCGCGTCGACGCAGCGCGCCGCCGCCGCCAGCCTGCGCTGGTTCGAGGACCTCGCCGGTTACGTCCACCAGCCGCCGCGCCAGTTCGCCTTCAACCTCCTCACCCGCAGCCGCCGCGTCACCCACGACAACCTGCGGCTGCGCGACAGCGCCTTCACCGAGGCCGTCGCGGCGGACTTCGGCTGCCCCTCGCCCGACACCCCGCCGATGTTCACCCCCTTCCGGCTGCGCGACCTGACCCTGCGCAACCGCGTCGTCGTCTCGCCCATGGACATGTACTCCGCCGAGAACGGAGTCCCCGGCGACTTCCACCTCGTCCACCTCGGCTCCCGTGCACTCGGCGGGGCCGGACTGGTCATGACCGAGATGGTCTGCGTCAGCCCCGAGGGACGCATCACCCCCGGCTGCACCGGGCTCTACACCCCCGAACAGGCGGCGTCCTGGCGGCGCATCACCGACTTCGTGCACCAGCAGGCCCCCGGCACCGCCATCGGGGTCCAGCTCGGACACTCCGGTCGCAAGGGCTCCACCAAGCTGATGTGGGACGGCATCGACCAGCCGCTCGACGACAGCGACAGTGACAGCGAAGGGGCCGATGCGAACTGGGGTCTCGTGGCCGCCTCCCCGCTGCCCTATCGACCCGGCATCAGCCAGGTCCCCACCCAACTCGACCGGACCGGCCTCGTCGACATCCGCGAGCAGTTCGCCGCCTCCGCCTGGCGGGCCGACCGCAGTGGCTTCGACCTCCTCGAACTGCACTGTGCCCACGGCTACCTGCTCTCCGGCTTCCTCTCCCCCCTCACCAACACACGCACCGACGCCTACGGCGGAACCCTCGCCCGCCGCCTCCGCTTCCCGCTCGAAGTCTTCGACGCGGTCCGCGGCATCTGGCCCGACGACAAGCCCATGACCGTCCGCATCTCCGCCACCGACTGGGCGGAGGGCGGCACCACCGAGCAGGAGGCCGTCGAGATCGCCCGCGCCTTCGTCGCCCACGGTGCCGACGCGATCGACGTCTCCACCGGCCAGGTCGTCGCCGACGAGGCCCCCGAGTTCGGGCGCTCGTACCAGACCCCGTACGCCGACCGCATCCGCAACGCCCTCGACGTTCCGGTGATCGCGGTCGGCGCCATCTCCTCCTGGGACGACGTCAACTCGCTCCTCCTCGCAGGCCGCGCCGACCTGTGTGCCCTCGCCCGACCGCACCTCTACGACCCGCACTGGACGCTGCACGCCGCCGCCGAACAGGACTACGCCGGGCCCGGCGCACCCTGGCCACTGCCGTACCGGGCCGGCAGCCGCAAGCCGCCGACCGGCCGCACCGACGGCCCCAAACCCCGGCTCAGCCTGCGTACCACGAAGCCGTCCTGA
- a CDS encoding enoyl-CoA hydratase family protein — MSPFLSSAQRTEKWRHLRLTLDEGVATVTLARPDKLNALTFGAYADLRDLLAELARERSVRVLVLAGEGRGFCSGGDVDEIIGATLSMDTAQLLDFNRMTGQVVRALRECPFPVIAAVHGVAAGAGAVLALAADFRIADPTAKFAFLFTKVGLSGGDMGAAYLLPRVVGLGHATRLLMLGEPVRAPEAERIGLLSELTEEGEADTRAAALARRLADGPALAHAQTKALLTAELDMPLAAAVEMDAATQALLMNGEDYAEFHAAFMEKRPPKWQGR, encoded by the coding sequence ATGAGCCCGTTCCTCAGTTCCGCCCAGCGCACCGAGAAGTGGCGCCACCTGCGGCTGACCCTCGACGAGGGGGTCGCGACCGTCACCCTCGCCCGCCCGGACAAGCTCAACGCACTGACCTTCGGCGCGTACGCGGACCTGCGCGACCTCCTCGCCGAGCTCGCCCGGGAGCGCTCCGTGCGCGTCCTGGTGCTGGCGGGCGAGGGCCGGGGCTTCTGCTCCGGCGGCGACGTGGACGAGATCATCGGCGCGACCCTGTCCATGGACACCGCGCAGCTCCTCGACTTCAACCGGATGACGGGGCAGGTCGTGCGGGCACTGCGCGAATGCCCGTTCCCGGTGATCGCCGCCGTGCACGGGGTGGCGGCCGGAGCGGGAGCCGTTCTCGCACTCGCGGCGGACTTCCGGATCGCCGACCCGACGGCCAAATTCGCGTTCCTCTTCACCAAGGTCGGGCTGTCCGGCGGCGACATGGGCGCCGCCTACCTGCTGCCGCGCGTCGTCGGGCTCGGCCACGCCACCCGGCTGCTCATGCTGGGCGAACCGGTGCGCGCGCCCGAGGCCGAGCGGATCGGCCTGCTCAGCGAGCTGACCGAGGAGGGAGAGGCCGACACCCGCGCCGCCGCGCTGGCCAGGAGGCTCGCCGACGGGCCCGCCCTCGCGCACGCCCAGACCAAGGCGCTGCTCACCGCGGAACTCGACATGCCGCTCGCCGCCGCCGTCGAAATGGACGCCGCCACCCAGGCACTCCTGATGAACGGCGAGGACTACGCCGAATTCCACGCCGCCTTCATGGAGAAGCGGCCCCCGAAGTGGCAGGGGCGCTGA
- a CDS encoding ATP-binding protein yields MPPASSPASGPVPTSWRIELPHSSAAVPMARALIRTALADLEAPAADSDTAELLTAELVANAVEHTSGSGPIELVVELLPTGCQVEVHDGDPGPPGNLESSEADQCPDPWQEHGRGLLLIRTLSSDCGHRRTDSGKAVWFRLPAPQ; encoded by the coding sequence TTGCCCCCTGCCTCCAGCCCCGCTTCCGGCCCCGTCCCCACCTCCTGGCGCATCGAGCTGCCGCACTCATCGGCCGCGGTGCCGATGGCCCGTGCCCTGATCCGTACGGCGCTGGCGGATCTGGAGGCTCCGGCCGCGGACAGCGACACGGCCGAGCTGCTGACCGCCGAGCTGGTGGCGAACGCCGTCGAGCACACCAGCGGCTCCGGCCCCATCGAGCTGGTGGTGGAGCTGCTGCCGACGGGCTGCCAGGTCGAGGTGCACGACGGCGACCCCGGGCCGCCGGGCAATCTGGAGTCCTCCGAGGCCGACCAGTGCCCCGACCCCTGGCAGGAGCACGGCCGCGGGCTGCTCCTGATCCGCACCCTCAGCTCGGACTGCGGGCACCGGCGTACGGATTCGGGCAAGGCGGTGTGGTTCCGCCTGCCCGCTCCGCAATGA
- a CDS encoding amino acid permease: MQRIKSPDVLVAESGADLEGHGLKRTMGLFQLVCFGVGAIVGTGIFVGLSDSVAEAGPAVVVSFILAAITCIFTAFSFAELGGAIPVSGSSYSFAYATLGERIAFLVGWCLLLEYGISVSAVAVGWGQYLNELLNSLVGWQLPAALSSPPGDGGVVNIPAVVVILLAALLLVRGIRESARATAVMAVVKIAVLILFCAIAFTAFDSENLSPFAAHGLMGVTSGASVAFFSYIGFDAITTAGEEVKNPRKNIPLAIMICIGVVTLLYCLVAVAAIGAMSAADVASKPAALSLIVNKVTDSTLGGGIIAFGAVVAIASVVLAVMYGQTRILMSMSRDGLIPRVFERISPKTSTPVANTWIVACLFAIPAAVVPLDVVMNLTTIGTLAIMAVVNIAVIALRRSNPDLQRSFRVPLFPVLPVLGVLFCLYLIYGTGWRTWLQFGAFLVVGALVYTLYGRRHSRLGAAEGKLPADTAV, translated from the coding sequence ATGCAACGCATCAAGTCACCCGACGTCCTCGTCGCCGAATCAGGCGCTGACCTGGAGGGGCATGGCCTGAAGCGCACCATGGGGCTCTTCCAGCTCGTGTGCTTCGGTGTCGGCGCCATCGTCGGCACCGGCATCTTCGTCGGGCTCTCCGACAGCGTCGCCGAAGCAGGGCCCGCCGTCGTGGTCTCGTTCATCCTGGCGGCGATCACCTGTATCTTCACCGCGTTCTCGTTCGCCGAGCTGGGCGGGGCGATCCCGGTCTCCGGCAGCTCGTACTCCTTCGCGTACGCCACCCTTGGGGAGCGCATCGCCTTCCTGGTGGGGTGGTGCCTGCTCCTGGAGTACGGCATCTCGGTCTCGGCCGTCGCCGTCGGCTGGGGCCAGTACCTGAACGAACTGCTCAACAGTCTCGTCGGCTGGCAGCTCCCCGCCGCGCTCTCCAGCCCGCCCGGCGACGGCGGCGTCGTCAACATCCCGGCGGTCGTCGTCATACTGCTCGCCGCGCTGCTGCTCGTGCGGGGCATCCGGGAGAGCGCCCGTGCCACCGCCGTGATGGCCGTCGTCAAGATCGCCGTGCTGATCCTGTTCTGCGCCATCGCCTTCACGGCGTTCGACTCCGAGAACCTCTCGCCGTTCGCCGCGCACGGCCTGATGGGCGTCACGTCCGGAGCCTCGGTCGCGTTCTTCTCGTACATCGGCTTCGACGCGATCACCACGGCCGGTGAGGAGGTCAAGAACCCGCGCAAGAACATCCCGCTCGCGATCATGATCTGCATCGGCGTGGTCACGCTGCTCTACTGCCTGGTCGCGGTCGCCGCCATCGGTGCCATGTCCGCCGCCGACGTCGCCTCCAAGCCCGCCGCGCTCTCCCTGATCGTCAACAAGGTCACCGACTCGACGCTCGGCGGCGGCATCATCGCCTTCGGCGCAGTGGTCGCCATCGCCTCCGTCGTCCTCGCCGTGATGTACGGCCAGACCCGCATCCTGATGTCGATGTCCCGCGACGGCCTCATCCCGCGCGTCTTCGAACGCATCTCGCCGAAGACCTCGACGCCGGTGGCCAACACCTGGATCGTCGCCTGCCTGTTCGCGATCCCGGCGGCCGTCGTGCCGCTCGACGTCGTCATGAACCTCACGACCATCGGCACCCTCGCCATCATGGCCGTCGTCAACATCGCGGTGATCGCCCTGCGCCGCAGCAACCCGGACCTCCAGCGGTCCTTCCGGGTGCCGCTCTTCCCGGTACTGCCGGTGCTGGGCGTGCTGTTCTGCCTGTACCTGATCTACGGAACGGGCTGGAGGACGTGGCTCCAGTTCGGCGCGTTCCTCGTCGTCGGGGCGCTGGTGTACACGCTGTACGGGCGACGGCACTCGCGGCTCGGCGCGGCGGAGGGCAAGCTTCCGGCGGACACGGCCGTCTAG